Proteins from a single region of Irregularibacter muris:
- a CDS encoding ComEC/Rec2 family competence protein, protein MDVGQGDALLIQKDGQNMLIDAGENKYGKTVYDYLQKNGVTKLDYVIGTHPHSDHIGGLDDVINGFEIGKVIMPKVSHNTKTFEDVLVAIEKKGLKITSPVVGDSYDLGEAKWTVLAPNGEKYDNLNDYSVVIRLEYENNSFLFTGDAEKQSEEEILKGDISLASEVLKVGHHGSASSTTDDFLERVNPKTAIISLATDNSYGHPHKEIIEKLEKNNIKTYRTDTHGTIVASGDGKTITFEINNFSKEDPQSSAKDSREYIGNKNSQVFHSKECNQLPQEENRVYFKDKKQAKDQGYRPHSVCIP, encoded by the coding sequence ATTGATGTAGGGCAAGGGGACGCTCTACTCATTCAAAAGGATGGGCAGAATATGCTCATCGATGCCGGAGAAAATAAATATGGAAAGACTGTCTACGACTATTTACAAAAAAATGGGGTAACTAAACTAGACTATGTCATAGGTACCCACCCCCACTCGGATCATATAGGGGGATTGGATGATGTTATTAATGGCTTTGAAATAGGAAAAGTGATCATGCCTAAGGTCAGCCACAATACCAAAACCTTTGAAGATGTATTGGTAGCCATTGAGAAAAAGGGACTAAAAATCACCAGTCCTGTGGTTGGAGATAGCTATGATCTAGGAGAAGCTAAGTGGACAGTTTTAGCACCTAATGGGGAAAAATACGACAATCTAAATGACTATTCAGTAGTGATAAGATTAGAATATGAAAATAACTCCTTTTTATTTACTGGAGATGCCGAAAAACAATCTGAGGAGGAAATCCTAAAGGGGGATATTTCTCTTGCCTCAGAGGTTCTCAAGGTAGGCCATCATGGTAGTGCTAGTTCTACCACTGATGATTTTTTAGAAAGGGTAAATCCCAAGACCGCCATTATTTCTCTAGCTACAGACAATAGCTACGGCCATCCCCACAAAGAAATCATAGAAAAACTAGAAAAAAACAATATAAAGACATATAGGACAGATACCCATGGTACCATTGTAGCCAGTGGAGATGGTAAGACCATTACCTTTGAGATAAACAATTTCTCTAAAGAGGATCCTCAAAGTTCAGCCAAGGATTCAAGAGAGTATATAGGAAACAAAAACTCTCAAGTTTTTCATAGTAAAGAGTGTAACCAGCTTCCCCAAGAGGAAAATAGAGTTTATTTTAAAGATAAAAAGCAGGCTAAGGACCAAGGCTATAGACCCCATTCTGTATGTATACCTTAG
- the trhA gene encoding PAQR family membrane homeostasis protein TrhA, translating to MENNIKKSPLDKMYTLGEEIANGITHGLGVLFGIAALSILLFFSIKKGDTLSIISFSIYGSCIILMYLASTLYHSIPQQKAKKILRVFDHSSIYLFIAGTYTPIALLTMEGYLRIAILAGIWSIALFGVVFKISTYKKMDKFKKLSLSLYLIMGWIAVFTVKPIIKMASLEFFLWILIGGLLYTLGTIFYSMKKLPYSHAIWHVFVLGASVVQFLGILFYLA from the coding sequence ATGGAAAACAACATAAAAAAATCCCCTCTAGATAAGATGTATACCCTCGGGGAGGAGATAGCCAACGGCATAACCCATGGATTAGGTGTACTCTTTGGTATTGCAGCACTATCTATTCTTTTGTTTTTTTCTATCAAGAAGGGAGATACCCTTTCCATTATTTCCTTTAGTATTTATGGTTCTTGCATTATTTTGATGTATTTGGCCTCTACTCTGTACCATAGCATTCCCCAACAAAAGGCCAAAAAGATTCTTAGGGTTTTTGACCATTCCTCTATTTATCTTTTTATTGCAGGTACCTACACTCCCATTGCTCTTTTAACCATGGAAGGCTATTTAAGAATCGCTATTCTCGCTGGCATATGGTCTATTGCCCTCTTTGGAGTGGTCTTTAAAATATCCACCTATAAAAAAATGGATAAGTTTAAAAAATTGTCCTTGAGTTTGTATCTGATCATGGGCTGGATAGCCGTGTTTACGGTAAAACCTATTATTAAAATGGCTTCTTTAGAATTTTTTCTATGGATTTTAATAGGAGGGTTACTGTATACTCTAGGTACCATTTTTTATAGTATGAAAAAATTACCCTATAGCCACGCTATTTGGCATGTATTTGTACTCGGTGCCAGTGTTGTTCAATTTTTAGGAATACTTTTCTATTTAGCTTAA
- a CDS encoding DUF3006 domain-containing protein: MKVIIDGFEGNFAVVELENKVLVNMPKELIPQGAKEGDILDIHIDQEETQRRKKKIKRLMEDLWE; encoded by the coding sequence ATGAAAGTAATCATAGATGGTTTTGAAGGGAACTTTGCAGTGGTAGAGTTAGAAAATAAAGTTCTTGTGAATATGCCCAAGGAATTAATTCCCCAAGGGGCTAAAGAAGGGGATATATTAGATATTCACATTGATCAAGAGGAAACCCAAAGAAGAAAAAAGAAGATCAAAAGGCTCATGGAAGATTTATGGGAGTGA
- a CDS encoding NCS2 family permease — translation MQGVLEKSSRGSLLEKVFQLSKHNTNVRTEMTAGVTTFMTMGYVLIVQSNMMADAGMDSGAVTTVTALLAGVFTLIMGLYANLPFALAPAMGSNAFFAYTLVAGGMVTWQEGLGMVFVSGIIFLGLTLLGLREMIVKFIPKNVKIAIGSAVGFYITMLGFKSAQFMSITEGSLSIGNFANPTTQLGLIGLALTVILMANKVKGGLLIAMIGTTLIGIPMGITTLPKTLVSLPPSIAPIAFKLNILSVLKLSFIPLIFTFFVGDFFSTLGTVLGVSAKAGLLDEKGDLPGIEKPFLVDAIATVVGALLGSTVVTTFIESAAGVEEGGRTGLTSVSTALCFLLTLFITPLVIMIPSVATAPALIIIGLMMLSGMKDLDYEDFTNSFPAFVTIIVTAYTESIANGISAGIISFAFTKIVAGRWKELHWGILLLCIPLVIYFITL, via the coding sequence ATGCAAGGAGTATTAGAAAAGAGTTCTAGAGGAAGCCTTTTGGAAAAGGTATTTCAATTAAGTAAGCATAACACCAATGTTCGTACAGAGATGACAGCAGGAGTGACTACCTTTATGACCATGGGCTATGTTTTGATTGTACAATCCAACATGATGGCTGATGCAGGGATGGATAGTGGGGCGGTAACCACGGTCACGGCTTTGCTGGCTGGTGTATTTACTTTGATCATGGGATTGTATGCCAACTTGCCCTTTGCTTTGGCCCCAGCTATGGGAAGCAATGCATTTTTTGCCTATACCTTAGTGGCTGGTGGCATGGTGACTTGGCAAGAAGGACTAGGAATGGTCTTTGTATCAGGAATTATTTTTTTAGGACTCACCCTTTTGGGTTTACGAGAAATGATTGTAAAATTCATTCCCAAAAATGTAAAAATAGCCATTGGTTCTGCAGTAGGCTTTTATATTACTATGCTTGGCTTTAAAAGTGCTCAGTTTATGAGTATTACTGAAGGAAGCCTCTCCATAGGAAATTTTGCTAATCCTACCACGCAGTTGGGACTTATTGGATTGGCCCTTACCGTTATTTTAATGGCCAATAAAGTCAAGGGTGGATTATTAATTGCAATGATCGGTACCACCTTAATTGGTATTCCTATGGGCATTACTACTTTACCTAAGACTTTGGTGTCTCTACCTCCTTCTATTGCACCTATTGCTTTTAAATTGAATATATTAAGTGTTTTAAAATTAAGCTTTATTCCTTTGATTTTTACTTTCTTTGTGGGAGACTTTTTCTCTACTTTAGGTACGGTTTTAGGAGTATCTGCTAAAGCGGGATTATTGGATGAAAAGGGAGACCTTCCTGGTATTGAAAAACCCTTTTTAGTGGATGCTATAGCTACAGTAGTAGGAGCTTTGTTGGGGTCTACCGTCGTTACTACCTTTATTGAATCGGCAGCAGGGGTAGAAGAAGGGGGAAGAACAGGACTCACTAGCGTATCCACAGCTCTTTGTTTCCTATTGACTTTGTTTATTACGCCCCTTGTGATTATGATTCCTTCTGTGGCTACAGCGCCTGCCTTAATCATTATCGGATTAATGATGTTATCAGGAATGAAGGATTTAGATTATGAAGATTTTACCAACTCATTTCCTGCCTTTGTTACCATTATTGTTACTGCCTATACAGAAAGTATTGCTAATGGAATCAGCGCCGGAATTATTTCCTTTGCTTTTACGAAAATAGTTGCAGGAAGATGGAAAGAACTACACTGGGGAATTCTTTTGCTATGTATTCCTTTGGTGATATACTTTATTACACTGTAA
- a CDS encoding DMT family transporter, which translates to MKLARKTKGYMMITGSGFLWGSMFFYAQYLLDRGLVSQDFVVWKLFIGFLAMFIYTWIKDRTLLKIDKRGLVFTMFMGLVCHAVYNLFTFLSMEKTSISTAVSLLYTAPMFVMIMSRIFLKEIITSPKIIALIICTIGVFLTVTGGSLRALSFNLSGVTLGLLAGFFYAIMNILSKSLLNQYSQLTILIYTFGFGSLFSLAFSNPLVPFKMEFDPIIWLCIIALGVLPTALSYLLFTTGLTYGVESSKASIIATLEVPVSVLGSYLLFGQEIGGWKIVGIIMVLLSVVLLQKENNPITEVRGLSSQNH; encoded by the coding sequence ATGAAATTAGCCAGGAAAACAAAAGGCTATATGATGATCACGGGGTCTGGATTTTTATGGGGGAGTATGTTTTTCTACGCCCAATATTTATTAGATAGGGGATTAGTATCCCAAGATTTTGTGGTGTGGAAACTATTTATAGGGTTTCTTGCTATGTTTATCTATACATGGATAAAGGATAGAACATTATTAAAAATAGATAAAAGGGGACTGGTATTTACTATGTTTATGGGCTTGGTCTGTCATGCTGTCTATAATCTATTTACCTTTCTTTCTATGGAGAAAACCTCTATATCTACAGCAGTATCTCTACTATATACTGCGCCTATGTTTGTCATGATCATGTCTAGGATTTTTCTCAAGGAAATCATTACCTCACCAAAAATCATTGCTCTTATAATCTGTACCATAGGAGTCTTTCTCACCGTAACTGGTGGTTCCTTAAGGGCCCTAAGTTTTAATCTTTCAGGGGTAACCCTAGGACTATTGGCGGGATTTTTCTATGCCATAATGAATATTCTGAGTAAAAGTTTATTAAACCAATATAGCCAGTTAACCATTCTTATTTATACATTTGGTTTTGGGTCTTTATTTTCTCTTGCTTTTTCTAATCCCTTGGTTCCCTTTAAGATGGAATTTGATCCTATCATCTGGCTATGTATTATAGCCTTAGGGGTATTGCCTACGGCTTTGAGTTATTTGCTATTTACCACAGGACTAACCTATGGAGTAGAATCCTCTAAGGCTTCTATTATAGCTACCTTGGAAGTTCCGGTTTCTGTATTAGGATCCTATCTCCTCTTTGGTCAAGAAATTGGAGGCTGGAAGATCGTCGGGATTATTATGGTGCTACTATCAGTGGTGTTGTTACAAAAAGAAAATAACCCCATTACCGAAGTAAGGGGGTTATCTTCACAAAATCATTAA
- a CDS encoding ornithine cyclodeaminase family protein — protein MIHCKLLSTGHEDIAVNKIGVQSIVEESDRMKIAVLSRGDIEKIFTMEEAIQADKDALEFYSRGGSTVPLRTNIDVAEEKGQSLYMPAYVGGAKALGVKIVSVYPNNIEKGLTSVPATMVLLNPETGEVGALLDGTYLTQLRTGAVAGAATDILARKDAKVFALFGTGGQAESQLEAVLTVRNIEEVRVFDISKERTEDFVQRMGEKYAKKFNVKIMAVSNADEAIEHADIITAVTTAKKPVFNGKGVKKGAHINGVGSYTPDMQEIDEYILLHADKIYVDTRHGVLSESGDFIIPMEKNKFKEESITGELGEIIMGKVPSRDNDEEITFFKTVGSGVLDVVTSRRIYEKALENNAGQIIEF, from the coding sequence ATGATTCATTGCAAATTATTATCTACAGGTCATGAAGATATAGCAGTGAATAAAATAGGGGTACAATCTATAGTAGAGGAGAGTGATAGGATGAAAATCGCAGTATTAAGTCGAGGGGATATTGAAAAGATCTTTACCATGGAAGAGGCTATTCAGGCCGATAAAGATGCTTTGGAATTCTACTCTAGAGGGGGAAGTACGGTTCCCCTAAGAACCAACATTGATGTTGCTGAGGAAAAAGGTCAAAGTCTTTATATGCCTGCCTATGTAGGTGGTGCAAAGGCCTTAGGAGTGAAAATTGTATCGGTTTATCCCAATAATATTGAAAAGGGATTAACGTCGGTACCGGCCACTATGGTTCTTCTCAATCCAGAGACTGGAGAGGTAGGCGCCCTTTTAGATGGAACCTATTTAACCCAATTAAGAACAGGGGCAGTGGCTGGGGCAGCCACAGATATACTGGCAAGAAAGGATGCTAAAGTTTTTGCTCTCTTTGGCACAGGTGGTCAGGCAGAATCCCAATTGGAAGCGGTTTTAACAGTAAGAAATATAGAGGAAGTTAGAGTCTTTGATATCAGCAAAGAAAGGACAGAGGATTTTGTTCAGAGAATGGGTGAAAAATATGCAAAGAAATTTAATGTAAAGATCATGGCTGTGAGCAATGCCGATGAAGCCATAGAGCATGCGGATATTATCACAGCGGTTACCACGGCAAAGAAACCTGTTTTTAACGGCAAAGGAGTCAAAAAAGGGGCTCATATCAACGGAGTAGGTTCTTACACCCCGGATATGCAAGAAATTGATGAGTATATTCTACTTCATGCAGATAAAATCTATGTCGATACGAGACACGGAGTACTAAGTGAGAGCGGGGATTTTATCATTCCTATGGAGAAAAATAAATTTAAAGAAGAGAGCATTACAGGAGAACTAGGAGAAATCATCATGGGAAAAGTGCCGTCTAGAGACAATGATGAGGAAATCACCTTCTTTAAAACCGTAGGTAGTGGAGTTTTAGACGTAGTCACCTCCCGAAGAATTTATGAAAAGGCCTTAGAAAATAATGCTGGGCAAATTATAGAATTTTAG